The proteins below are encoded in one region of Silene latifolia isolate original U9 population chromosome 2, ASM4854445v1, whole genome shotgun sequence:
- the LOC141641079 gene encoding uncharacterized protein LOC141641079: protein MSDGCLIAHEIMHYINKTKKGTNCYSVIKLDMHKAFDRVSWNFLMSALDLFGFPISWRNLIWECISTVTYSIMINGEPSVSFHPSCGLRQGDPLSPYLFIMCMEILSRQLQAAESRHQIVGLKISRYAPPLSHLFYADDAFICCKATPASFDSIRDIFHDFEAASGQMINLQKSFVKFSPNSPADFKSHMTSILRMRAADSFGTYLGVPVDLPKCKKNAFHDLLDKITTRISSWASLHLSQPSKLVIINSILIGSLVHILAAVPLPLSVSKKLDSLIAAFWWSKSSSQRSIHWLSQPHLHTPQDTGGLGIKSVTVLSQAYLLKNFWRIHHRPSGILAKYLAPRYRKDLPIPSQKSKISQPSFVWQGLCKVVATCSEAMAWKAGNGTLINLLTSQWVQGQKPGVRQDQSCQSIAISDLIDANGLWRTPLIFRIFDTSTAKAILAMEPPLLEIDDFLYWKYTEDGAYNIQSGYKYLLPKLSPQPPQRCVFPWKLIWLVPFSNKFPLFIWRLAHLIIPTKTVLAHRGFRLDTSCPFCQSGMETPEHLFRSCDVIQHVWRASLLGIRSMANSNVSFIKWLADHLLYLYRASSPGFDGLLYFFCVLRSIWLTRNSIVFENAALSPIRILRLAETLHRSHLSLASLYHEEFQPWRISSLVRLSPPNSNATFSYEIFICRSPVQNGYVASVVSDSCLPKIFHLRASSLFAATSHALHQFMTSQASSFADTAFIVSSQKLCSVLASQKPVPIDVRNSLRGIRTFLRSRRNWSVSLATG from the coding sequence ATGTCTGATGGCTGCCTTATTGCTCATGAGATAATGCACTATATTAATAAGACTAAGAAAGGAACAAACTGTTACTCTGTCATCAAGCTTGACATGCATAAAGCCTTTGATCGTGTATCATGGAATTTTCTTATGTCAGCTTTGGATCTTTTTGGGTTTCCAATCTCTTGGCGTAATCTCATTTGGGAGTGCATCTCTACTGTGACATATAGTATCATGATTAATGGCGAACCTTCAGTTTCTTTTCATCCTTCTTGTGGATTACGACAAGGAGATCCTCTCTCAccttatttatttatcatgtGTATGGAAATTCTCTCTCGGCAACTTCAGGCAGCTGAGTCCAGACATCAAATAGTTGGCCTCAAGATTTCTCGGTATGCTCCGCCTTTATCACATCTGTTTTATGCTGATGATGCTTTTATTTGCTGTAAGGCGACGCCTGCTTCCTTTGACTCCATTCGGGATATTTTCCATGATTTTGAAGCTGCCTCCGGTCAGATGATTAATCTTCAAAAGTCTTTTGTTAAATTTAGTCCAAATTCGCCAGCTGATTTCAAATCCCACATGACATCCATTTTGCGTATGAGAGCTGCTGATTCCTTTGGTACTTACTTGGGTGTTCCGGTGGACCTTCCTAAATGTAAGAAGAATGCTTTTCATGATCTATTGGACAAGATTACTACACGTATTTCGTCATGGGCATCTCTTCATTTATCTCAGCCTAGCAAGTTGGTTATCATTAACTCTATTTTGATTGGTTCGTTGGTCCATATTCTTGCCGCTGTTCCTCTACCTCTTTCAGTCTCTAAAAAACTTGACTCTTTAATTGCGGCCTTCTGGTGGAGTAAGAGCTCTTCTCAACGATCAATTCACTGGCTCTCTCAGCCACACTTACATACTCCACAGGATACGGGTGGTCTTGGTATCAAATCCGTGACCGTTCTGAGTCAGGCTTATCTCTTGAAGAACTTTTGGCGCATCCATCATAGACCTAGTGGTATTCTTGCTAAATATCTCGCACCCAGATATCGGAAGGATCTCCCTATTCCATCTCAGAAGTCCAAGATTTCACAACCCTCTTTTGTCTGGCAAGGTCTTTGTAAAGTTGTTGCAACTTGCTCTGAAGCTATGGCATGGAAAGCTGGTAATGGCACTTTAATTAATCTTCTCACTAGTCAATGGGTACAAGGGCAGAAACCAGGTGTTCGACAAGATCAGAGTTGTCAATCTATTGCAATCTCAGATTTGATTGACGCGAATGGCTTATGGCGAACACCTCTTATCTTTCGTATCTTTGACACTTCAACTGCTAAGGCCATTTTGGCTATGGAACCGCCCCTTCTTGAAATTGATGACTTTCTGTATTGGAAATACACTGAGGATGGCGCCTATAATATACAGTCGGGCTACAAGTACCTTTTACCTAAACTATCACCGCAACCACCGCAGCGATGTGTCTTCCCTTGGAAATTGATTTGGCTCGTCCCGTTCTCAAACAAATTTCCCCTTTTTATTTGGCGCCTTGCCCATCTCATCATCCCAACAAAGACTGTTCTCGCCCATAGAGGTTTTCGCCTTGATACTTCCTGCCCTTTCTGTCAATCGGGTATGGAAACCCCTGAGCATTTATTCCGTTCCTGTGATGTGATTCAGCACGTCTGGAGGGCTTCATTGCTTGGGATTCGATCTATGGCTAACTCAAATGTCTCTTTTATTAAATGGCTTGCTGATCACCTGCTGTATCTTTATCGTGCTTCATCCCCAGGGTTTGATGGTCTATTGTACTTCTTTTGTGTCTTGCGATCCATTTGGCTCACTCGCAACTCCATTGTTTTTGAGAATGCTGCACTTTCGCCTATACGCATACTTCGGCTAGCAGAGACCTTGCACCGGTCCCACTTAAGTTTAGCTTCTCTCTACCATGAAGAATTTCAACCATGGCGAATTTCCAGCTTGGTACGTTTGTCTCCACCAAATTCGAATGCTACGTTCTCTTATGAGATATTCATTTGCAGGAGTCCTGTTCAGAATGGATATGTGGCTTCCGTTGTCTCTGACTCTTGCTTGCCTAAGATCTTCCACTTGCGTGCTTCCTCTCTATTCGCGGCGACCTCTCATGCTTTGCACCAGTTTATGACAAGTCAAGCGTCTTCCTTTGCTGATACCGCTTTTATCGTTTCCTCACAAAAATTATGTTCAGTTCTGGCTTCTCAAAAGCCAGTCCCAATTGATGTGCGTAATTCCCTGCGTGGAATTCGTACTTTCCTTCGATCTCGGCGTAATTGGTCAGTTAGTTTAGCTACTGGTtag